One Leuconostoc mesenteroides subsp. mesenteroides ATCC 8293 genomic window, TAGTGTCGTTGTCTTTTCCTTATTTACAGCATATGATAATCAGAACTTGAAGGTAATGTATTCACAATTTGCTGGTCAAGCAGATACAACAGGACTTGCAGTAAATGGCGCCTTGAGATTATACCTAGACTTTGTCAATATTTTCTTCGCGCTGTTACGCATCTTCGGTGTTGTTAGTGGCTCACGCGACTAATGAAGAAGACCCATATGGGTCTTTTTTTTGTGAAAAAAATTTAGTTATAAACTAGAAACAAAAATTTTAATTTTAAAAAAATAATCACGTATAATGAAATAGTTGGTAAAATATGAAAATTATTGTTGAGGAATATTATGAATTTGAATCGGAGAAAAAGCATTATTTTGGTATCAATTATCTTGGTATTACTGGCTATTGTTTTTGTGCAAGCAGCACGTTATTATCATGATACATATGTAACAGAAGTCGGCTATGCCAAAGCACCTGCACATGTTCCTAAAAAAGAAAAAACTACAGATGATAACGGGAAGGTTATTGCTCATTCACATAGTTATATATACAAATTTCACTTTGTTACCAAAAAAGGTGAAAGAAAGACACTCAATTATGAATTAAGTGGTGAAAATGTAAGGCCATTGAAA contains:
- a CDS encoding DUF1093 domain-containing protein; the encoded protein is MNLNRRKSIILVSIILVLLAIVFVQAARYYHDTYVTEVGYAKAPAHVPKKEKTTDDNGKVIAHSHSYIYKFHFVTKKGERKTLNYELSGENVRPLKKNSFVKADISDKRVVEGPYIISKSTIPDNIIYKLK